The Comamonas testosteroni genome contains the following window.
AGGCTGCGTCGTCGGCCAGGGACTTGATGTCGGCGTCCAGTTGCTCGCGCACTTCGGCCAGGCGCAGCTCGAACAGCTCCATGAAACGTGCCTGCTGGGCCTCGTCCTTGAAGACTTCCAGCTTGGGCAGAGGCTGGCCTTCGGCCACTTGCAGGGCTTCACCATCGCCCAGCAGCATGGGCATGTATTCGGCAGCGGCAATGGGGCGGCGCGTGCAGACCAGAGCGGTCAGGAAGCCGTCACAGAATTCCCACTGGGGAATTTCGTCGCCGCGGGTGCGCAGTTCGTCGAGGAGCGCATCCAGCTCTTCGAGCTGGTCGTTGCTCAGTGCGCCCTCGGGCATGTCGGCGAGTGCCGCATCTTCTGCGGCGGAGTTAGGTGCTTGTTCTTGCATAGGGAAAGGCTTTTATGATGGCCCGGACCGTTTCATCACTATCGAAGTGCAGGGCCGGGAGATGGGGCTGGGGGCAGGATGCTCCCGTACGGGCTGAATTTTAGCGGGCCACCATCAACACACCCTGCCATGGGAGTATCTGCAGTGCATCGCTTCTTCAATAGTCTGCCTCTGCGCTATAGCGCGCTAACCATTTCGGTGGTCGTACTGGGCACCACGCTCTACACGCTGACGACAGCAGACAGGGGGCTTGGGTGGCTGATCGCTTCGGGCCTGTTGGTGCTGCTGGGCATCTGGGATCTGCTGCAAAAGCAACATGCCATTCTGCGCAACTACCCCATCATGGGACATTTGCGCTTCATCTTCGAGTTCATACGCCCCGAGATTCGCCAGTACTTCATCGAAGGCGATACCGAGGCCCAGCCGTTCTCGCGCGCCCAGCGCTCGCTGGTCTATCAGCGTGCCAAGGGCCAGGTCGACAACCGGCCGTTCGGCACCCAGCTCGACGTGAGCCAGCAGGGGTATGAGTGGGTCAACCACTCGCTGCAGCCCACCAAGCTCAGCTCGCATGACTTCCGCCTCTGGATTGGCGGCACGCAGGAGCAACCAGCTGAAGGAGTGGATCCCTGCACCCGCCCCTATCACGCCAGCGTCTTCAATATCTCGGCCATGAGCTTTGGCGCGTTGTCGGGCAACGCCATCCAGGCGCTGAACCAGGGCGCGAAGATGGGCGGCTTCATCCACGATACGGGCGAAGGCTCGATCAGCCAGTACCACCGCATGCATGGCGGAGATCTGATCTGGGAGGTGGCCTCGGGCTATTTCGGTTGCCGCAATGCGGACGGCACGTTCAGCGAAGAAAGATTCGTCGCCAACGCTACCGACCCGCAGGTCAAGATGATAGAGATCAAGCTCAGCCAGGGCGCCAAACCCGGCCATGGCGGCATGCTTCCTGGAGCCAAGGTCACTCCCGAAATTGCAGCAGCACGCGGCATACCGATTGGCGTGGACTGCATTTCGCCATCCAGCCACAGCGCATTTTCCACCCCTGTGGAGCTGATGCAGTTCATCGCCAGGCTGCGCCGTCTTTCAGGCGGCAAGCCCACGGGTTTCAAGTTCTGCGTCGGTCACCCTTGGGAATGGTTTGCCATGGTCAAGGCCATGCTGGAAACCAATATCACGCCCGACTTCATCGTCGTCGACGGTGCCGAGGGCGGAACGGGCGCTGCGCCTGTGGAATTTGTCGACCATGTGGGCGTACCGCTGCAGGAAGGCCTGCTGCTGGTGCACAACACGCTGCTGGGCGTGAACCTGCGCCAGCGCATCAAGATCGGTGCGGCAGGCAAGGTCATCACGGCCTTCGACATTGCCCGCATGATGGCCCTGGGTGCCGATTGGTGCAATTCGGGGCGCGGCTTCATGATGGCGCTGGGCTGCATTCAGGCCCAGAGCTGCCACACAGGCACCTGCCCCACGGGCGTCACCACGCAAGACGCCGTGCGCCAGCAGGCGCTGGTCGTGCCCGACAAGGCCACGCG
Protein-coding sequences here:
- a CDS encoding FMN-binding glutamate synthase family protein, with the translated sequence MGVSAVHRFFNSLPLRYSALTISVVVLGTTLYTLTTADRGLGWLIASGLLVLLGIWDLLQKQHAILRNYPIMGHLRFIFEFIRPEIRQYFIEGDTEAQPFSRAQRSLVYQRAKGQVDNRPFGTQLDVSQQGYEWVNHSLQPTKLSSHDFRLWIGGTQEQPAEGVDPCTRPYHASVFNISAMSFGALSGNAIQALNQGAKMGGFIHDTGEGSISQYHRMHGGDLIWEVASGYFGCRNADGTFSEERFVANATDPQVKMIEIKLSQGAKPGHGGMLPGAKVTPEIAAARGIPIGVDCISPSSHSAFSTPVELMQFIARLRRLSGGKPTGFKFCVGHPWEWFAMVKAMLETNITPDFIVVDGAEGGTGAAPVEFVDHVGVPLQEGLLLVHNTLLGVNLRQRIKIGAAGKVITAFDIARMMALGADWCNSGRGFMMALGCIQAQSCHTGTCPTGVTTQDAVRQQALVVPDKATRVASFHKNTLHALQELVQAAGLRHPNEITAHHIVRRLDDTQVSLLSNLILRVEPGCLLKNLERQHKVFQNYWPLATAQSFQPLHEPVLRPSAAGSSDNAAQSQAFPQRNGIWT